The sequence TTGACTTTGCAGAGTGCCATAAACATTACCATAGATCGTGTATAGTATTACGGAGCTTATAATGCAGGTTTAGCTTTCAAGCTAACATCACAAGAAAAGGGCCCACCTGGCTGTAAAGGTGCGATAATGGACAACATCTGAAGCAGTGCAAGACGAATCCTGTTAGTTTGCTAATATTGTTGGGGTAGAATATTCCTACATTATGGGATTTCTTAGAGTTATTGATTGAACATGCTACacaagctagcattagcatacaaATACGGTAATTGTCGATGGTCTCGCGACGCTTTTAACGCGCACAAATTCTTCTTCTTCCGGGATAGTCCGGCATACTTGGCGCTTTGCTGCCCCCTCTGGTAAGAGCCAGTACTGTTTTATATCGCCAATAGTGTTTAGCTAAAGGAGTCAgtcaaacacattttcacaataCAAACAACCAATTAAATGCGCGATAAAactatttgaaataaaatatagcGTGTTAATTTGCCCAATTTTAAAAAACCATAGGGTCATATgtatgcaaataataaaaaaaaatcgcaCTCTATAGGGTTATTTGCTACACAAACCTTTCGTAACATTAATTAGCATTAAGGCAACAAATCACCTAAATCACCTCTATTTTACTGAACACATTTagatgttaattttttttgcttgtggCTGAAATGATGCACTTTTCGTAGCGAATGTTGTGATTCTTCATTTATCTCCCAATGGATTGTCAAATTAACTTTCAATTAACGGCATTAAATCACAATTGAACGACTTCCCCGTgtgcttctttttttctgtcGTATTTAAACATTCgattttcatctcatttttggATGGGCGTTCAATGACCGGGTTTGTGCAGCAGGTGGCGCTAAAGGACAGGCTATGTTCATGGCTCCCATCAAACAGGAGGATCTAAGATCGTCAAAGCTGTCGAAAGCCAAACTAGAGAAGTCAATCAATTCTTTAttcagagtggaaaaaaaacctcagtGCAGACGGAAGCAAAGCTACAAGTTAAAAGGCtcaacatttcattcatcttaccacaaagaaaaaaaaaacacattatggtAATAAGTAAGGCAGTCTTAAACGCAGTACCACAAGTGGCCACAAGGTGTTGGAGGCATCAGGACTGGGGGGGAAGGGGAGTGCATTCGTCTCAAAATTGAAAATAGCACTTAAATGTGACTTCTCCTCAAATATAAAGAGAACGGGGGCATCTGGTCAGTCATTGGTTACCCAGGCATTAGCCAGTTGAAGGTAAGTGCGAGTCCCGACAAGCTGGCGTGGTCGATAGCGAGCCGCTAGCAGACCATGCCGTGTCACGAGGAAACAACCCTTTGGAACCATCCGGGCTGGACGGAGGACAAATCTGCAGCAGCAAGTCCGACGTGGACGGTGAACACCTCAACCTTGTGGATTTACAGAAGCGACGAGGACTGACCAACCTGGTGGCGGGGGCCGTAGGTAGGCGGAGTCTGAAGGTTAGTTAAGGCCGGCTGCCGGACCCTGTCCATTGCTGACGTGGATTCTGCGGCCTAGCGGCTGATCGTGGACGTAATCTCTGCACAACGCCAGCTTGGACTCCAGATTCTGCTCGAGACAGGATACCGCTTTAGAACAGATTTAGTTTGGAGGACGAGGACTGAGAACGTCCGTGCTTGCACACAAATTTCTGAGGAAGATCAGAATCTCACtcattttttctatatttatacaaaaaaaaaacaataatgcaaATGCAAGTCTGTTGCAAGGATGTTGACATGCatctgctgccatctagtggaagaaCCTGTTATTGTTCTGCCTGTCAAGATGCATAGCTGACATAGATGGATCAACATTTAAGAAATAATCATTAGCAGACCAATAAAGGTGAAAACACAAATGACCCAAAGCCATGCAACACAACACAGGAACATGCTGCAAATGTCAAAGAGCACAAAAACACCTGCAATGAGAGAAATGCTGCACGTTCAAACCAAAAAAGGTGGCGGCATCAACTGGTAGATTTTAATTTcgttttttgttaaaaactacGTTCAGCATTCCTCTCTGGCGTTTGCCATTTGCGTCAGATCCTGCAGCATGCTCGtgtttgggaatcactgcttcTTGGACACGTTCATCAAAACATGGAAGCCAACCACAACTCGTCTTCTTTACCCCGACTTTCCTGAGGAGCTCGCCGACGATGTTGAGCGCGGAGATCCTGGCCGAGGTGGTCAGAGGACTTTCACCTGACAAAACAAAGAGCAGCGTTAGCGTTGTGTTGCTACAGCGTCACGGCGCCCGTCCACCAActccaaaataataacaaatatttttaaatccaCAAAAACAATTAAGAAATTTTGGGAACATTGTAACAAAGAAAGTCAGAAATATGTCAAATAAAAGTCAGAAATGTTAGATTAGTAccaatttaacaagaaagctaaaaaaaaaaacataaatgtcaaaatataacaaaaaagtcataatttcacaCTCATCCGAGACTCACCTCTTCTGGTGGAGGTCTGCTCAGGTGTGCTTGGCGGTCTGGCGGGCGTGGCTGGAGGCGTGAGGGGCGGGGTGGGGTAAGGCGCCGTGGGGGCggaggttgttgttgttgatgaagGTTCTCTGGTCACGCCGTTGAGGGTGGGTCTGGACCTGTCGGGTatctgctgcttctgctgcacCGCCAGCTCCTGCTTCAGGTCTGCGAGAAACGTTTGTCTTCCATGAAAAACATCACCGCCATCTTCATCTGAGACATCGGGAGACTCCGCCAACCTCGCGCCTCGTCCTTCAGCCTCTGGACCGACTCCAGAAGATTCTCCTTCTCGTCCAGCTCGCTCTCCAGGAAGGCGTTTCTCTCGATGACCTGGTTCATCCTCAGCTCAAAGTCGTCCAGTGACATGATGGTGGCCCTGACACAACACCCCGTTTCAGGCTTGTTCCTCAAGTTCATGAGCAAGCAAATATCTGGTATCTAATACTAGGCCAGGCAGACCTCTTAGTCCTCTCCAGGTCATCGTTGGCCTGCTCCAGCTCCCTGATGTACTTGTGGAGCTGGTCTCGGACCGACGTGGCCTCGGCCAGCTCGCCCTCCAGGACGGAGATCTGACGGCAGGCCTCAGAGTGCTGCGTCTCGTACTTTTCCTGGAAGGAAGAAGCAGCATATTCACACTTAGAGCAGTCACAGTTCTTGATGCTTACATTTTTATGACGCTTCCACGCCATCAGTGCAATTCCATTCACATGCGTTTGGGGAGATAATCCCTCCTGTGTGTCCCAAGGTCTACCCCGAGTccttctcccagctgggcaCAGCTGGATCACCTCACCATTGAAGCAATGTAGAGCCTTATAGTACAGTAActtcatccctcgtttattgcaattaattggttccatataTTCGACcgagtacaaataaaaaggaCAATATTTGTACTTCATGACTGTCTAAATACTGCTTGTACATGACAGCCCAGTagacataacacccctagagtcccTTTTACACCCCtagtctttgtttacatcacattgcacaggctACGGGACATAGCAGACGGctgccgctagcatagcaagctaactagttagcctctccaagtGACAAGTCATGGGATGTCAGCTGTGCGTTTATCGAAGTAGCGATATAGCGAAACATGGCCGCATAGAAAACCAAACTCAAACGGAACCTCCAGCACTCAGAAGAGCCTCAGActaaggaaaacagacacaggAGGCGTCCGCCCTTTGCCCTACTCGTCATATTTCCTGGGTGGCGGAATACATTTCCTGTACCGGCTGCTCACTGGACACACGCAGCAAGAGGAGGCGGAGCTTGTGACATGTGCTGTATGCAATAAGCAATGCACAACGTGAGGGGGTGACATAACAGGACGTGTCATATGGATGCTGCGACGTCGCCTGCGGCGTCATCAGCTGCCTCCTCATGGCCACAATCAGCCCTCTGTCTCGGCCTCGCATCGGGAGGTGCAACCAATCACCTCCATGGACAAGCTGTGCCTTATTCCGTGACAAAAAGGTGTCAACATTTGAAATAGATGGTGCAcatgttcctaatattttggccCAGAAGTATTAAATCATTTTCCGCAATCTCAGCAACATCAACAAAGAAtcattcttgttttgtttttttttttagtaccaAAAGTTACAGAATGTTCCGCCGGGCCTCATGCGGTCTGTCCCActgcaaccccccccaccccctggaGGAGGACGCGGCTGTAAGTGAAGAAAAGGCAGCACGAGGCCACGTCCCGACGGAGACAACGTGCTCCTTACCTTGTAGTTTTCCAGCTCCATGCGGAGGCGGTTGTTGGAGGAGAGGAGCTCCCGGTTTCGCGTCTCGCACACTTTCAGCTCGGCTTCCAGCTCGGCTTCGTAGTCTCGACTCATCTGCTGAAACTCCCGCAGCTCCTCGCCGGCCTCCTCAGAGCTGAACAAACACGCatgcagaggtcaaaggtcatgtgaTTGGGTCCAGAAATAGATAGAATAAGAAGTCATGCGTAGTTACGATACAAACGGAACACTGTTGGTTATCTTTCCAAAATTCCACAGCTTTATTTTTCAATCCTGTGGCAACAAGCAAGCAATCTCACACAAAATGCCAACATATCATTTTTCATCTTGTGTACACAAGATGAAAAATGATCTTCCATCAGGTTGGAAAAGCAGTGCTGTGGTTTTGAGAGGACAGGAAACCAAACCTCTGCTGGTGCCTGGCAGCCTGCTCCTTCCAGTAGTCCAGTTCTTCCTTCAAGGACCCAAACTCAGGAGTCTCCGGATCCGTCATCTTCACCCCGGTCCAGGTTTCAAAGAACCAGACCTTCCCTGATGGATCAGCAAAGCAGAGTCAAGCCTTTTGGTGGACCTGCAGTGGAATCCCGTTTGGAAAGTGGTCAATTTGAGTTTGATTTACAGCATTTTAATGAACCATCATGATGTAGAATATATAACATGAAGAGAAATGTCTCGCCAGGACTTTCTCTCATATTCGGCATAAAACTTGATggccaaaaatatatttatattgcagTACTGAGCCCATTTATCATGAATCACTACATAATGGAGCGATAACGGCTAATGTCTCTTATAACGTTCGAGGCACTAATGGACCAACAAATACAAGTTATAGCATAGAAGTCAATACATAATATGCTCGATTGTTAATTACATACAAACTTTTGAAGAAGTAAAACATTGAAGCCTTAAAGATAGCGGATCTATCCGACACGTCAGACATAAAATATTCATCGTACTTACTTTTAGCAGGGTTTTTGGGCTCCAAGTTTCCAATACAAAGAAGCAGAGAAGGGTCAATGGAATCTGCTGGGCTTTTAAATGCAAATAAGTTAGCTGGACGTGCTAAGCGAGTTAACCATTTAAATCCCAGCTGACGTAAACACACCAGCTCTCGGTGTGCAAAGTGTCGTAAAAGacgacaaacacacaaaagttcCTACTCGTCTTCGTCAGACCTGGCCCAACAACGCCCGAACTTAGCGGCTGGATCTTAGACTACGGGATCTTTAAAAGAACCGTCCAGCTGGGATCCAAAGTTGCGTCCAGCGTGTGAGGACGTCGAACAATAAACGCTGCCATTCATATTGTCCCGAAGAATCCGCCAATCACAAGTTAAAGCTCCAAGCTAGTTTGAGCTTCCCATTCGCCGATTGTCTTGTCATTCAAAGTGTGACCGGAGAAATGTTGCCTGTAATTATCCAATCAGAGCGAAGAGGCGTGTCCGCTTAATGTTGCCAGTTAGACGTGTTGATGCATTCATGTTCGTGGTGCCTTCGCGTGCTGTTCGCTTGAAATTGAAGGCGAGATCGATTAATTATGGAATATGATGTTTCTGTTGGTATACTttacataaaatatgtattttcggCTAACGTTTCACCCTGAATGCCATTCATAAAAGGtacaaaaaatgattacgtGAGGTTTGGTGCCAGTGTGGCCTCTCAAAGGCATTTATTGAGTGGGAAGCACCTGACGGCTTCCTTCCGTCCTTGACTGGGGAATTTTATACCCTGTTAgcggggtcagaggtcaaccTGGGTCAACTGTGTCCTTTGGAGAGGGATTAAAGCGGCCTATCCGATCCCGGTTAATCCACACGCACCATGGCTGCGGCATTGAGCTGTTTCAGTGTCCTCGCCTCGGGTCCAACCTTTTCATTCCGTGACTTATTACAACGTAGCTGAGCTAGCTTTTATCTAAACTCACATGTCGGACATACTATATGCGTTTGTCTTCATAATTGGATGTATTTATTGacacaacatgtctgaaaatgtcAATTCACAATACACAAAGTGAtgattttctgttttattttggacaaacaGAAAATACACATGTGTAAATACTGCATTATTAAGTAAAAGACTTCAGTACAGTACTTAGCTGCTTGAACGTGCCTAAAGGTCACTAATGAGACGGCTGGAGTACATAAGGTATCTTGGCTGTGATGTCAATTCAAGTATACTCGGACAGGAAGTAGATGTTTGCTTCCAACTAGGAGACACAACACTTGTAATAGAATGATATTAGTGCTTATGGATGTATTGGAGATATTTAAAGGTTAACGGTCAGGTCatgatgctatcatgctaacaagGAAACATTCAGCAAGAGGCAGTATTTGCCAAAAAGCCGAGTAATGATcacagttgttgttgttatggacGCCCCGGCTTTAGTCTCACTGCGCCAAAGTATCGTCCATTTTTGTTTCCAAAACACTAGCGACATACCTGTCGTCTAGACGCCACTGTCTTTGAACTAATCATGTGAGCGATACAGAATGCAGAGGtagaaaagacaggaaacagTCAGCCAGACGTGTCAAAGGTCACTAGGATAAGGCACCAGGTGATGTACGCTACAATTGTCCCTGTGTGGTAGGCTCAGGCTGGGGATGCTAAACCCGCTATGTTTACATCTGAGAAGTTAGCCAGGGGCTTTTCTCATGTCACGGAGCTAGCTATGTTTACCTCCAGTAAAAGTCTTTGTCATGCATTTGGCAACGTCATTCGTGTAGCAGCTTCGTTTTGTCGCTAAAAAAAAACTGGTGTCCGGTGgacgtatttttaaaaaacacttttcaccTTTTGGCAGCACGTAAACTCAATTTGGAGGTCCCTGGACGACTGACTGTTTGGGAATGAAgtgtagtttgcatgtaaacaacaacaatagttattattgttttttgttttttgcataaTGTGTATTATTGCTGTTATTCATGAGCTTTACGGTCGGTTCAAGGTTATAGGATTtgacagctttttaaaaatacccACTCGTATATACGGCCATGGCCTTGCACCAACAAACAGGTGCTCCTTGCTACCGCCACACTCATAGAGCGCCTCTCGCGGCAGCAGAGGGCATTGCACCCACATACACATTGACGACACTAGTTCTCCCTCTGCGTTCGTTTCCTTTTCCGGGCCAGGCGAGCCTCACGCATGTCCTCCAGAGTCTTCCGGGGGTCCATGATGAAGGCCAGGGCCACGGTGGCCGTGCCGTCACCATCCTGGCGTGAGAAGCACAGGAAGGTGGCCCACAGGAAGGCGCAGCAGCCCATGAAGGCCGTGCGCATGTGCAGTGGCATCAGCGCAAAGTTTAGGAACTGTGGACACACActtgttagcatcattaatgacCGTCACGTGTCCTAGAAGCCCTAGTGAGTAGGCGGGCCTGCACAAGGACCTGACACCACACACATGGACAGATAGATACGGGGATACCTGCATGAAAGGCCAGTACATGAGTCCAGTctaagggagagaaaaaaagaacattatttTGCTTCTTGGCGTGTCAATTAGGACATTTTGGCACCGGGCGGGCCCGGCGCTGTAATCTGGGTTAATCTGAAGGTGAAGTTCCCTGCTCCTGACCTTCCACGTGTTGAAGAACTTCTCCCGCCAGTCCTCAAAGATGTCCTCTTTGCCCTCCAGGAAGCTGACCCCTGAAGGTTAAAGGGCACACCGATGTTCTTGATGTGTTCCATGTTCCACATGTCTCCATCTGCGTCTCTTACCGGTGTAGAAGACGCTGGTGGCCAGAGGCGACGCAAAGCTTTGGTCCAGGAGCAGTTTCCGGAACAGCATCCCGGCAGACTTCCCGGGGAAGCGTCGCTCCAGGGCCCTCATCCAGAAGTAATTGAAGTTCCCGTGGAAGGTGATGGCCACCACGGCTACGTTGCGCGTGTGCTGCCAGTCCAGGCGCTCCTTGTGCGCCATCAGCTGGTGCGCCAGGTCCCCGCCGGCAAACAGGCAGCCGTAAAGGGTGACATTGGCCAGCCAGGGGAAGCGCTTGGCGGCCTCCCGCAGCACGGCCCTCCTCATCCTGGACACTCCCACTTCCTGCCGCCTTGAAGAGATGCCCGGGCTCGCTGCTCACTCCAAGTCCATGTGGATTAAAGTGGTCTGTCACACGTTATGTCTCACGGGGTACGCTCTCCTCCTCATGGATCCACATCCATCAGCTGACAGCAGCAACTGTTCCGGAAGAGGCTCAAAGTAGAACACAAGCCTAATGATTGCCTCCGCTCGCTCTGAGTCTGCGCCACAAACCTCCTCAGTCAGGTGGCGGGACAGCGTCCAATCCTGCGCTaatctgcgtgtgtgtgtgcaacaggATGACTGACGTGCACGCTGTCGTCAGATGAGCGCAGCAGCTGTGTCCTTCCCGCACAAGCgtgacacacacgcacgcagtCGTCCAACGAACCGCCGCCAAAAACATCAAAGTCAACGTCACAGAACGAAAACAAAGGCAACAATTTCAAAACTTGCACGCCACACGCCATTTTTGTTTATAACACGTCGAGCATAAAGTTAATGATAAATATGAAAGAGAAATACGATACGAAACATACATGTAACAACCCTTTATTACCACTAGAGGGAAGCAAAATACCACCACGTCAAAAAGATAATCAAGTCTTGATTATGCAAGTATTTGTTTTGAGTACCAGTGTTCGTCCATTATTTGGTCATTCCTCGTCTCAAACAATAACGTTTATTTAATGTAAACCTCTATGTGACGTTTCTTacgtggttagcacacatgctaatgctagaaattacacaaacacattcattcataaagtAGCCATCGGTATAACAAAATGCAATTTATTTTTGAGTTATTACTTACTAGAACATGTTAGCAACGGCTACAAAACATATCATATTGGCCATATCATTATAAAGCTGTGAAAGTCTCTTACAGTCCACATCCGACAAGCATCATCCTTAGTCACATGACCAGGGACCCAATAGGAGGCGGATCCCTCCCATTGGTTGACTACATTGTCTGTCAAAGACATCGTCTCTGCTATTGGCTGCTGCTCTTAAAGCCCACACAAGTGTCATGAGTGGACTTGTGCTAAACTTCAAATCTATCCAGCTATCGGTGCTGCGGTCAGCCTACGTGCTCTATCG comes from Doryrhamphus excisus isolate RoL2022-K1 chromosome 15, RoL_Dexc_1.0, whole genome shotgun sequence and encodes:
- the LOC131102904 gene encoding nuclear distribution protein nudE homolog 1-like — protein: MTDPETPEFGSLKEELDYWKEQAARHQQSSEEAGEELREFQQMSRDYEAELEAELKVCETRNRELLSSNNRLRMELENYKEKYETQHSEACRQISVLEGELAEATSVRDQLHKYIRELEQANDDLERTKRATIMSLDDFELRMNQVIERNAFLESELDEKENLLESVQRLKDEARDLKQELAVQQKQQIPDRSRPTLNGVTREPSSTTTTSAPTAPYPTPPLTPPATPARPPSTPEQTSTRRGESPLTTSARISALNIVGELLRKVGNLESKLALCRDYVHDQPLGRRIHVSNGQGPAAGLN
- the LOC131102918 gene encoding mpv17-like protein isoform X2, whose amino-acid sequence is MRRAVLREAAKRFPWLANVTLYGCLFAGGDLAHQLMAHKERLDWQHTRNVAVVAITFHGNFNYFWMRALERRFPGKSAGMLFRKLLLDQSFASPLATSVFYTGVSFLEGKEDIFEDWREKFFNTWKTGLMYWPFMQFLNFALMPLHMRTAFMGCCAFLWATFLCFSRQDGDGTATVALAFIMDPRKTLEDMREARLARKRKRTQREN
- the LOC131102918 gene encoding mpv17-like protein isoform X1, which gives rise to MRRAVLREAAKRFPWLANVTLYGCLFAGGDLAHQLMAHKERLDWQHTRNVAVVAITFHGNFNYFWMRALERRFPGKSAGMLFRKLLLDQSFASPLATSVFYTGVSFLEGKEDIFEDWREKFFNTWKTGLMYWPFMQVSPYLSVHVCGVRSLCRPAYSLGLLGHVTVINDANKCVSTVPKLCADATAHAHGLHGLLRLPVGHLPVLLTPGW